A segment of the Carya illinoinensis cultivar Pawnee chromosome 1, C.illinoinensisPawnee_v1, whole genome shotgun sequence genome:
ACACTGACGGGACTTTGACCTGAAAGAGGTCGAAGACaagataaaagtaaacttatTGCCTCCCTAATAAAAAAACCATGAAACCACCAACGGTGGTGGATCCATGCATTTACGCTTAACAATTGTTTCTGCTTCGGTTTACTTCCCTCCCATTAGGTCGTTGAAACTGATGGGGTatgttcctcttcttcttctctcgcGCCGCACAAGCCCTCAAAGTCACCCAAAATCCCTCTCTGAACCTCGCCAAAACACTCTCTCTCGCAAACCCAGAATTATTTACACAAAACCGTACCAAAGCAACGCTCCCCAACCTAAAGCCTCTCAACTCCAAGATCTCGAGCTACGTAAAAAATGGCCTTGTCGAGGAAGCTCGGAAACTGTTCGATAAAATGCCTCAGAAAAACACGGTCACATGGAACGCGATGATTCGTGGGCACTTTTTAGATGGGAATTCTTGTGAAGCTCTCCAATTATTCTATAGAATGCCTGATAGGGATATTGTTTCGTATAATACAGTGATTGCTGGGTTGATGCAGTGTGGGGACGTGGATGGTGCGAGGTGCGTTTTTTATGGGATGCCATCCAGAGATATTGTGACTTGGAATTCAATGGTTGCAGGGTATATTCGTAACGGAATGATAGACACGGCGCTACATTTATTTGATGGGATGCCGTTGAAAGATGTGATTTCATGGAACTTGATCGTCGGTGGGCTGGTGAATTGTGGGGATTTGGATTTAGCAGAAGAGTATTTTGGACGATCATGTGCTCAGGATGTTGTGTCTTGGACTATAATGATTTCGGGGCTTTCTAAGTCAGGACGGATTGTTGAAGCTTGTAAGCTCTTTGAAAACATGCCCTCTAGGGATGTTCGAGCTTGTAATGCAATGATGGTTGGATATATAGAAAATGGCCATATTGAAACTGCGAAAGATTTGTTTCGGAAAATGCCTGAACGGGATTTTGAGTCTTGGAATGAATTGGTAAGCGGGTTGGTCAGGAGCAAAAAAGCTAATGATGCTATAAGGCTTTTCATGGAGATGCCACAAAAATGTCAGAAAACGTGGAACTCAATCCTGTTGGAACTGATAAGAAATGGGCTCATCAAAGAAGCTCATGCATTTCTTGAGAAATCCCCATACAGTGACGTTGTGTCATGGACGAATTTGCTTGTTGGATATTTTGGATTAGGTGAGGTTGGGGGTGCAATTAAGATTTTTGATCTGATGCCAAGCCGAGATACAACTGCATGGAATGCCACAATTTTTGGATTAGGAGAAAATGATCAAGGAGAGGAAGGTTTAAAGCTTTTCATTAGAATGAAAGAATCAGGTCCATCCCTAGACAAGGCTACATTCACTAGTGTTTTGACAATATGTTCAGACTTGCCGACCTTACACTTCGGAAAGCAAACTCATGCAGATGTTATAAAAGCTGGTTTTAATAGTTACATTGAAGTTTCCAATGCAATGGTTACCATGTACGCGAGATGTGGAAACATGCATTCTGCTCTGCTACAATTTTCTTCCATGCCAAGCCATGATGTTATTTCTTGGAATTCTCTAATCTGTGGTTTTGCTCATCATGGCGATGGCACAAAGGCCCTAGAGATGTTTGAAAGAATGATATTAACTGATGTTATGCCCAATCATATAACCTTTGTTGGTGTTCTAGCTGCGTGTAGCCATGCAGGGTTGGTAGACCAAGGTAAGTACTACTTCGATTTCATGAAATCCAAGTGTTCTCTTCGGCCAGCAAGTGAGCATTACACATGTATCATGGATTTGTTGGGTAGGTTTGGACTAATAGATGAGGCGATGACTTTTTTAGATCAAATGAGAGCAGATGGAGTTGAAGTTCCTGTAAGTGTTTGGGGAGCACTGCTAGGAGCCTGTagaatttacaaaaacattgaGGTGGGCAAGATTGCTGGCGAGAGAATTTTGGAAGTAGACCCTTGCAATTCTggtgtttatttgattttggttgAATTATTATTGAGCGGTGGAAGGAGAGAAGATGCAAGTACAATTATGGCCCGGATGAAAGAGAAGGGAGTCAAGAAGCAACCGGGGTGTAGTTGGATTGAGGTAAACAACAGCGCACGTATATTTCTTTCAGGAGATAGTTCGCACCCTGATTTTTGTAGAATCTGTTGTATTCTAGACTTGATATacatggagatggagattaaatcATAAAATCAGATGCTGCTTAATTTCCGCAAATACACGTTGCATTCAATGGACATTACTGGcgacattttctttttcactcacGATTTATGTACCAAATTGTTCAAATCCATGACTTAGAAACAAGGAACATGTGGATACGAGTAAAAGGGATAATGAGGATTTGATAATTATGGATCGGGGCCTTTAGTTGCTGCCTTTGCGGATTGGAGTTGCCAATCAGAGGATATATCAAATAGTCCTTCCCTGCAGCAGAAGTGGGAAATATTGGGTTGATGTACTCATATTGAAATACAGATGGGAATCACGACtgtgctatttttttttaaccagtCAACAGATCGATAGAAAGCATGCAAAGGTGTAGGTAGAGGCGTACCAACAGAGATAGAAATATGCCTACTAATGTATTGGAATATAATATTGAGGATGTGTAACAAGAGCAGCGGTATGAGGCATGGTTACCCATAATTTAACAAAAGAGACCGGTGACAAAAGATTTGCATTTACCCAGATATTAATTTAGTCCATCTACTGTGTGCTTGCATTTACCCAAGGTTTGAATTGCTAGACCCAGTAAATTAAACAAGAGCAATCCCACATGGATAGAAGATCCCATTTTTGACACGTCTATGAAAGCTCTAATGTACATTTCGTAGGATTATCTAGAAAATTACAATCTTATGCCAACCCGGAAGACACGCCTTCTATATTATTATGtcagattgaaaattttatgcCATACAAATTGTGTGGAGTATGCATGCTTTACACTAATTTGAATTCTTGATCGGCTATGTCTATTTTGAGGGGATTTTTGTCACAAGGCTCAAATGAGTTCTCAAAGCCCAGCCCATCAAAGGGGCCTTCAGAATAGGACAAAAGAGAAGGGAGAGGATACTTAGAAGTGAGGGATATAAGGTGTGGTAGGAATAAGGTAGAAAACATAAAGGAGGGTGATGTAACATAAAGCAAGGCAATGGAAGAGAGGAGACTTATGGCTTGAAAGGAGTCTCGGGCAGACTTTTGGCTAGGCTGGCTTCAAAAGCAAGGCTTCTCGAAAAGACTTCTTCAACCCCCATACTCGGATTCCAGCTATGGAGTCGAGATCAGGAAGAGAGATCTATAAAATTTATTGTACAATGAGGATAAGAGATCATGAGAGACTGTAAATTCAGTTTATTATAGTGGATTCTTCCCTTCCCAAGTTCCTGTGGACGTAGGCCTAGTGTCGAATCACGTAAATTTGCGTGTCTATCTGTCTCTATTTTCCTGAATTTATCTATTGTTTACCACCATGAGCAAACACACATACTCCGTACAATTGCACTGGATTAGCAGAGGGCCCACATAGCACCGATTCAAGCCTAGCATACCAAGGACCCACACAACATCCTTCCCCCAATGCCACCTCAGTAAGCCAGGGAGGgatctttctctccttttgtaTCTATGATAAAAACCGACGTCAACAATATAAATAGTTAGAACCATCACTTGGCACAAATTGGTTGACCTGCAGTTTAAATCCATGCAAACCAGTTAATTTATCTATGAAGgtaagagtaatactatatataagttttaaaaaagtgagctctattaagaaaaaattaattttttacacAATTTTTTATGGTGTGATTcactaaatttatatatttaatactcgtatatattattattattcacgaatgtaaatatatatgtatatatctttctataataataagtatcTATCTTATTGCAATAGAAATAAACAGTAAAtttcttattccatttattttatCCGTGTATTGTGTAATCTCTGTTTTAACCTTCGTATTGTACTTTTGTGTCCGTGTAACTTTTGTGTCCGtgtaaaaatagatattttaatcttttattacAGCTATGTCAAATAGTAGGCTtctttaccctttttttttttcttttatctttttacttTCCTGATTTCGTATCTTTTCAAGACGTCCTTTCGTATTGCTTTTTGCTTTTTTCCAAGACGTTGGCATGGGGTTTTGGTTCAAGAGGGCATAGGTTTTGATCCTAGTTAGCTGTCTACCACCCCCTGTCATACGAAAACAAGACACGTAAGAAATTTTATCCTAGATGCAGTACATTTGATCTCATCTGATTAAATCTACGGAAGTGCCATCTGAGAAGAACATGGAGAATAGATTTGCACGGCGTAACTTCAACTTGTGAATAACCATACAACTGTCATACAAAACCAGACCACCACCGCACCAAAACAGGTCCGTCATCGCCACAATCAGACAACGTTGTCGCTCCACCAAGCTTCATCGCCCCCCACTAACATTTTTCCTCCGttccacacccccccccccccccccc
Coding sequences within it:
- the LOC122276412 gene encoding pentatricopeptide repeat-containing protein At4g02750-like, with the protein product MFLFFFSRAAQALKVTQNPSLNLAKTLSLANPELFTQNRTKATLPNLKPLNSKISSYVKNGLVEEARKLFDKMPQKNTVTWNAMIRGHFLDGNSCEALQLFYRMPDRDIVSYNTVIAGLMQCGDVDGARCVFYGMPSRDIVTWNSMVAGYIRNGMIDTALHLFDGMPLKDVISWNLIVGGLVNCGDLDLAEEYFGRSCAQDVVSWTIMISGLSKSGRIVEACKLFENMPSRDVRACNAMMVGYIENGHIETAKDLFRKMPERDFESWNELVSGLVRSKKANDAIRLFMEMPQKCQKTWNSILLELIRNGLIKEAHAFLEKSPYSDVVSWTNLLVGYFGLGEVGGAIKIFDLMPSRDTTAWNATIFGLGENDQGEEGLKLFIRMKESGPSLDKATFTSVLTICSDLPTLHFGKQTHADVIKAGFNSYIEVSNAMVTMYARCGNMHSALLQFSSMPSHDVISWNSLICGFAHHGDGTKALEMFERMILTDVMPNHITFVGVLAACSHAGLVDQGKYYFDFMKSKCSLRPASEHYTCIMDLLGRFGLIDEAMTFLDQMRADGVEVPVSVWGALLGACRIYKNIEVGKIAGERILEVDPCNSGVYLILVELLLSGGRREDASTIMARMKEKGVKKQPGCSWIEVNNSARIFLSGDSSHPDFCRICCILDLIYMEMEIKS